From Pagrus major chromosome 6, Pma_NU_1.0, one genomic window encodes:
- the LOC140997861 gene encoding butyrophilin-like protein 1 translates to MELLPLVCLCLLSCSGETSAAGDGVKVVVKEDDDAVLPCSLSTKEDITAKLFDWKKDGQKEVFFYDSGSHYNNGRPGQDEQFTGRVSHFQDQLKNGDASIKIIKTKMADSGTYSCDFPRLQPRQTFYIELVVDQVLRDRTGENIPGAAPEPNIKTLDQTKDRALLQCEAHGDPLPTVEWKDSDNNTLNADSPQISERGGRSYITVKTTVTKTDRYRCVATQKENSHQISAETSVYIQGEILPSCDFICK, encoded by the exons atggagcttcttcctctcgtgtgtctctgtctgctgagctgctctggagaaacgtctgctgctggagacg gtgtcaaagtggtcgtgaaagaagatgatgatgctgttttaccctgttcgCTCAGCACCAAGGAGGACATCACAGCAAAGCTGTTTGACTGGAAGAAAGACGGTCAGAAGGAGGTGTTCTTCTATGATTCAGGCAGTCATTACAATAACGGCCGTCCAGGTCAAGATGAGCAGTTCACAGgtcgagtctcacattttcaagatcaactgaagaacggcgacgcctccataaagataataaaaacaaagatggccgaCAGCGGGACCTACAGCTGCGATTTTCCACGTCTTCAGCCGAGACAAACATTCTacattgagcttgttgttg atCAAGTCttaagagacagaacaggtgaaaacatcccAG gtgcagctccaGAGCCAAATATAAAGACACTTGATCAAACAAAGGACAGGgcgctgctgcagtgtgaagctcaTGGTGATCCACTTCCTACAGTAGAGTGGAAGGACAGTGATAACAACACTCTTAATGCTGATTCACCACAGATCTCAGAAAGAGGAGGTCGTTCATACATCACTGTCAAGACTACTGTGACCAAGACCGACCGCTATCGCTGTGTCGCTACGCAGAAGGAAAACAGCCATCAGATATCTGCTGAGACCTCTGTGTATATTCAAGGTGAGATTCTTCCTAGttgtgattttatatgtaaataa